One stretch of Schistocerca nitens isolate TAMUIC-IGC-003100 chromosome 11, iqSchNite1.1, whole genome shotgun sequence DNA includes these proteins:
- the LOC126213157 gene encoding uncharacterized protein LOC126213157 yields the protein MISFEDSVVYKRKAEVFEILPQWKTRVLELHRNDCNVQEIKSLNILVDVKSREEFGQWLAQFENITKTTYTIRCAEPASGKYVVCKQRLVCHHNTRSIKVHGSVQRATKNTDCPSKMTVTIHTVHDRYRGKSVEKAMLYKEMPCEVNLVLGHNHSVESAAALRFRQPSSDVKEKLISLFERGHSPATALESIKVEIQLNCSDYPLVLADRSRCPDYNFCHYLFNKVFKKKYGPTDLNKEGKQLLQQRLEEYNSEVGAVCAKMIQ from the coding sequence GAAATTCTCCCGCAGTGGAAAACACGTGTGTTGGAGCTGCACAGAAATGATTGTAATGTGCAAGAAATTAAATCTTTAAACATCCTTGTTGATGTTAAATCAAGGGAGGAGTTTGGACAGTGGTTGGCTCagtttgaaaacataacaaaaacaacTTATACAATAAGGTGCGCTGAACCTGCATCAGGAAAGTATGTTGTTTGCAAACAAAGGCTGGTCTGTCACCACAATACTCGCAGTATAAAAGTTCACGGTTCAGTGCAAAGGGCAACAAAAAACACTGACTGTCCATCAAAAATGACAGTGACAATTCACACTGTGCATGATAGATACAGAGGTAAGTCTGTAGAGAAAGCAATGCTCTACAAGGAAATGCCGTGTGAGGTTAACTTGGTGTTGGGTCATAACCACAGTGTTGAGAGTGCTGCTGCTTTAAGATTTAGACAACCATCAAGTGatgtcaaagaaaaattaatatccCTGTTTGAAAGAGGTCATTCACCAGCCACTGCTCTTGAGTCAATAAAGGTTGAAATTCAGCTGAATTGTTCAGATTACCCTTTAGTCCTTGCAGACAGAAGCAGGTGTCCTGATTACAACTTTTGCCACTATTTGTTCAACAAAGTTTTTAAGAAAAAGTATGGGCCAACAGACTTGAACAAAGAAGGAAAGCAGCTGTTACAACAGAGGTTAGAGGAATACAACAGCGAAGTTGGAGCTGTGTGTGCCAAGATGATTCAGTAA